From Primulina tabacum isolate GXHZ01 chromosome 2, ASM2559414v2, whole genome shotgun sequence, one genomic window encodes:
- the LOC142537725 gene encoding uncharacterized protein LOC142537725 yields MTVDKFKIVREKLKAAQDRQKSWADLKRRHVEFNVGEKAYVKVSPMRGVVRFSKARKLNPRYVVPFEILEKMGTLACRLALPPNMSRIHNVFHVSQLRRYIPDPSHVLEVEPLLTEGNLGEGLKYEEVPIRIVDTKEQVLRRRIIPYVKVQWSNHIEREATWEVEEKMRKDYPYLFGDQANSSFVDETSHKEGGM; encoded by the coding sequence ATGACAGTGGACAAATTTAAGATCGTTCGAGAAAAACTCAAAGCAGCTCAAGAccgacagaaaagctgggcaGATCTTAAAAGAAGGCATGTAGAGTTCAATGTGGGCGAGAAGGCTTATGTGAAAGTCTCGCCTatgagaggagttgtcagattcagTAAAGCCAGGAAGCTGAACCCTCGATATGTTGTAccctttgaaatcttggaaaaaaTGGGCACGCTAGCATGCAGGCTGGCACTGCCACCAAACATGTCTAGAAtccacaatgtgttccatgtgtcTCAGCTGAGAAGGTACATTCCAGACCCAAGTCACGTTTTAGAAGTAGAACCACTCTTGACCGAAGGAAACTTGGGAGAAGGACTGAAATACGAAGAAGTTCCTATCAGAATCGTGGACACCAAGGAACAAGTCCTCAGACGACGcatcattccctacgtcaaaGTGCAGTGGTCTAACCATATTGagcgagaagcaacttgggaagtgGAAGAGAAAATGCGAAAGGATTATCCCTACCTATTTGGAGACCAAGCCAACTCCAGTTTCgtggacgaaacttctcataaggagggagggatgtga
- the LOC142537724 gene encoding uncharacterized protein LOC142537724 — MAGRPPRQNRNPRYGNTDRECGQENGQGNGPPPAVNLSRANLMAIATIVAITLQGLENPNANQPPPPPPNGIKFHYESLRKNRCLTFRGDADPEVGQSWLKSIETQLRLQEVPDALKVDVIVPFLEDKAAKWWEAVSPAMTSAGPITWRIFRETFLKQYYPAEVRLQKLSEFENLTQAPNMSVVEYTSQFNALGSYAPTIMADEVLKLHRFKKGLNSRIQSALAVYQPANFSDLMGAAIRAETDIQRREKEFKNKRPMSSQSLHNGQTFKRPNQSGGPSKGPSPNSSYQDIKPCPTCHLRHLGECRRNSGVCFGCGKAGHRIAECPTAANQVAGPNKGTGPNTGANPNKPKEGKPNARVFAMTQEEADDANEVVSGMDWLARNNAIVDCKGKRVTLRTPDQEEVVYHGKSKERKSLLSATQAWRAMKSGEDIYLAMVSEIKEEAELKLEDIPIVREFPDVFPEELSGKVPDREVEFEINLVPGATPISKLKGAAVFYKLNLRTGYHQLKFRAEDIPKTAFRTRYGHYEFTVMPFGLKNAPAAFMDLMNRVFKPFLDQFIVVFIDDILVYSPDETSHEKHLHIALQTLRENKLYAKFRVSVDPKKVQAITEWPRPKNAADIKSFLGLAGYYRKFVEGFSTIAVPLTKLTQKNSKFIWDENCEKSFQTLKGKLASTPVLILPAENKDFTIYSDASKEGLGCVLMQEGRETVKLNQDRDPALTKLKEQVREGKSQDHQSDDKGILWMKRRLCVPDSDNLRQEIMAKAHKSKFSVHPGSTKMYRDLKNNFWWNGMKRDVAEFVSRCQRSEVRLAFLEELSGGHGNENDPKYRLSSSNRWANGENHPNLRRYAASMRS, encoded by the exons atggccggtAGACCACCAAGACAGAACCGCAACCCGCGTTATGGTAATACCGACCGTGAATGCGGACAAGAGAATGGGCAGGGAAATGGACCCCCGCCTGCAGTCAACTTAAGCCGAGCTAATCTCATGGCCATAGCCACTATAGTGGCGATAACACTGCAAGGGTTGGAAAACCCGAATGCCAATcaacctccaccaccaccacctaaTGGAATCAAATTTCATTACGAGTCCCTCCGTAAGAACAGGTGTCTGACATTCAGAGGGGACGCCGATCCTGAAGTTGGCCAGAGTTGGCTAAAGAGTATCGAGACTCAGTTGAGGCTACAGGAAGTTCCCGATGCGCTCAAGGTTGACGTGATCGTGCCCTTCTTGGAAGACAAGgcagccaaatggtgggaagcagTCTCGCCAGCCATGACCTCTGCTGGACCAATCACATGGCGAATCTTCCGGGAAACATTTCTGAAACAGTACTACCCGGCAGAAGTCAGATTGCAGAAGTTAAGTGAGTTTGAGAATCTCACTCAAGCTCCAAATATGTCAGTAGTGGAGTATACATCTCAGTTTAACGCCCTTGGGTCTTATGCTCCGACAATTATGGCAGACGAAGTTTTGAAATTGCACCGTTTCAAGAAGGGGTTGAACAGCAGGATCCAATCAGCTCTAGCAGTCTACCAACCTGCGAATTTCTCAGACTTGATGGGCGCAGCTATCCGAGCTGAAACTGATATCCAGCGAAGAGAGAAggaatttaaaaacaaaaggcCTATGAGTAGTCAATCTTTGCATAACGGTCAGACCTTCAAGAGGCCTAACCAGTCTGGTGGACCATCAAAAGGGCCTTCGCCTAACTCAAGTTATCAAGATATTAAGCCTTGCCCAACTTGTCACTTACGACACCTGGGAGAATGCCGAAGAAATAGTGGAGTATGCTTCGGATGTGGGAAAGCGGGGCACCGAATTGCCGAATGTCCTACTGCCGCCAACCAAGTAGCCGGGCCCAACAAaggaactgggccaaatacaGGAGCTAACCCCAACAAGCCAAAGGAAGGCAAGCCTAACGCCAGGGTCTTTGCTATGACTCAAGAAGAGGCCGACGACGCCAATGAAGTCGTGTCAG gaatggattggttagcaagaAACAATGCGATAGTAGATTGTAAAGGGAAGAGAGTCACACTCCGAACCCCAGATCAGGAAGAAGTCGTGTATCATGGCAAGTCCAAGGAACGAAAGTCACTGCTTTCCGCAACTCAAGCTTGGAGAGCCATGAAATCCGGAGAAGACATCTACCTAGCAATGGTCAGTGAAATAAAAGAGGAAGCCGAGCTGAAACTGGAGGACATCCCTATAGTAAGAGAGTTCCCAGATGTTTTTCCAGAAGAACTCTCGGGGAAGGTCCCAGACCGCGAAGTGGAGTTCGAGATCAATCTTGTTCCCGGTGCGAccccaatctctaag CTTAAGGGAGCCGCCGTCTTTTATAAACTGAACCTGAGGACaggttaccatcagttgaagttcAGGGCTGAAGATATCCCTAAAACAGCTTTtcgaaccagatatgggcattatgaatttacagtgatgccgtttggtctGAAAAACGCACCGGCAgcattcatggatctgatgaataGAGTGTTCAAGCCATTCCTGGATCAGTTCATAGTGGTGTTCatcgacgacattctcgtctattCCCCTGATGAGACCAGCCACGAAAAGCACCTTCACATTGCTCTGCAAACTTTGAGAGAGAATAAGCTGTATGCTAAGTTCA GAGTGTCAGTGGATCCAAAGAAAGTACAAGCAATCACAGAATGGCCAAGACCGAAGAACGCCGCCGATATCAAAAGCTTTCTTGGATTGGCAGGCTACTATCGGAAGTTTGTCGAAGGGTTCTCCACAATAGCCGTACCACTGACGaagctcactcagaagaattCTAAGTTCATCTGGGATGAAAATTGTGAGAAGAGTTTCCAGACATTGAAAGggaaactcgcatccacaccagtgTTAATATTGCCTGCAGAGAATAAGGACTTTaccatctacagtgacgcaTCTAAGGAAGGTTTAGGATGCGTGCTCATGCAGGAAGGAAGG gagaccgtcaagttaaaccaaGATCGAGACCCGGCACTGACTAAACTCAAGGAGCAAGTTAGAGAAGGGAAATCTCAGGATCATCAGAGTGATGACAagggaatcttgtggatgaaaagAAGACTGTGTGTGCCCGACAGTGACAACCTTCGCCAAGAGATAATGGCAAAGGCACACAAGTCAAAATTCTCAGTCCATCCAGGCAGTACGAAAATGTACAGGGACCTCAAGAATAATTTCTGGTGGAATGGCATGAAAAGAGATGTAGCTGAATTCGTCTCCAGATGTCAG AGATCCGAGGTTCGTCTCgcgtttttggaagagctttcaggaGGCCATGGGAACGAAAATGACCCTAAGTACcgcctatcatcctcaaacagatGGGCAAACGGAGAGAACCATCCAAaccttagaagatatgctgcgaGCATGCGCTCTTGA
- the LOC142532626 gene encoding two-pore potassium channel 1-like — MAKNDVCDPLLAPVADSSYQSSSSSALKKRKYHRSKCVPVEDVNHPEQHLDSSLHQPNSIFADYPDFKRVLVFLAAYLGIGSLCFFLVSHQIKGNKTNGIIDAVYFCIVTMTTVGYGDLVPDSVVSKLLACAFVFIGMALVGFILSKAADYIVEKQEIIMVKAIHMHEKCSPVEMLREVETNRAKYKVITALAFLLILVCSGILFLSLKEGLDLFDAFYCVCATITTLGYGDKSFSTSGGRLFASFWILISTICLAQFFYSVAELYTERRRQSLVNWVLSRKLTVSDLEAADLDNDKVVSAAEFVVYKLKEMGKISEEDIAVVMAGFKSLDIDHSGTLTIADLLNPE; from the exons ATGGCTAAGAATGATGTGTGCGATCCATTACTAGCCCCAGTTGCAGATTCTTCTTATCAATCTAGCTCGAGCTCTGccttaaagaaaagaaaataccACCGGAGCAAGTGTGTTCCAGTTGAAGATGTCAATCATCCTGAGCAGCATCTAGATTCGTCCCTTCATCAACCCAACTCAATTTTTGCAGATTATCCTGATTTCAAACGAGTACTCGTTTTCTTGGCAGCATATCTAGGCATAGGATCCCTTTGCTTCTTCCTCGTCAGCCATCAGATCAAAGGAAACAAAACGAATGGAATTATTGATGCCGTCTATTTCTGCATTGTCACAATGACAACCGTTGGATATGGAGATTTGGTGCCTGATAGTGTTGTGTCGAAGCTCTTAGCTTGCGCCTTCGTGTTCATTGGCATGGCTCTTGTTGGATTTATACTAAGCAAAGCAGCAGATTATATCGTTGAAAAGCAGGAGATAATCATGGTTAAGGCAATACACATGCACGAGAAGTGTAGCCCCGTCGAGATGCTTAGAGAGGTTGAGACCAACAGGGCTAAGTACAAAGTCATCACAGCACTGGCTTTTCTTCTTATTCTTGTGTGCAGTGGAATACTTTTCTTGTCTCTGAAAGAGGGATTGGATCTTTTTGATGCATTCTATTGTGTATGTGCCACTATTACGACGCTTGGGTATGGGGATAAGAGCTTTTCCACATCTGGGGGACGTTTATTTGCTTCTTTCTGGATATTGATCAGCACCATTTGTTTGGCTCAATTCTTTTATTCTGTGGCTGAATTATATACAGAGAGAAGAAGGCAATCACTGGTGAATTGGGTTCTTTCTAGGAAGTTGACAGTTTCAGATCTTGAAGCTGCTGATCTTGATAATGACAAAGTAGTGAG TGCTGCCGAATTCGTTGTGTATAAGCTCAAAGAGATGGGGAAGATCAGCGAGGAAGATATCGCAGTAGTAATGGCCGGGTTTAAAAGTCTTGATATCGATCACTCAGGAACACTGACAATAGCTGATCTGTTGAATCCTGAATAG